From a single Aspergillus puulaauensis MK2 DNA, chromosome 2, nearly complete sequence genomic region:
- a CDS encoding ribosome biogenesis GTPase LSG1 (BUSCO:EOG09262I5I;~COG:S;~EggNog:ENOG410PFXG;~InterPro:IPR030378,IPR027417,IPR006073,IPR043358;~SMCOG1227:ribosome biogenesis GTP-binding protein YsxC;~antiSMASH:Cluster_2.5;~go_function: GO:0003924 - GTPase activity [Evidence IEA];~go_function: GO:0005525 - GTP binding [Evidence IEA]), translated as MVLAKSKNSVGLGQSLMNDRFGKGKASNMKKASHNAGIARKDMNGETYITNSAKEASWVKMRSITEQAALDEFLTTAELAGTDFTAEKMNNVQIIHTDQKNPYLLSAAEEQSTLRKHKKNKGRLTVPRRPQWDKSTTRNELDVMERDNFMDWRRGLAELQENHDLLMTPFERNIEVWRQLWRVIERSDIVVQIVDARNPLLFRSEDLEIYVKELSPHKRNLLLVNKADLLTDKQRETWADYFERNQIDFRFFSAQMAKEANEARENEGGSEDEDETESLAEGAKDLDIQDSGEKEADGGVELSGKTAATISKRTNILDVDELEELFLSNAPGETEEEELEEDGTPKQKKTIIGLVGYPNVGKSSTINSLLGAKKVSVSATPGKTKHFQTLYLSPEIMLCDCPGLVFPNFASTKAELVVNGVLPIDQQREFTGPAGLVAQRIPKHFLEDVYGVTIKTRPVEEGGTGIPTAHDILRTYARARGFATTGQGQPDESRAARYILKDYVNGKLLYCHPPPTNDAEDEEPIDADEFNKDLYDWAHLPPRRRAMLEAAHQSSSASTSTSKAPVRGTKSQTVDNGFFGNGSEPNGGRLTLPFNSKYTEQGQAIRKPLTGRKERTMVALERGVDVSEVRGNSKKHFKVKHKNQKKGKKTAEDDDF; from the coding sequence ATGGTGCTGGCAAAATCCAAAAACTCCGTGGGGCTCGGCCAGAGCCTCATGAACGATCGCTTTGGCAAAGGAAAGGCGTCCAACATGAAGAAGGCCTCCCATAATGCCGGAATTGCTCGAAAAGATATGAACGGCGAAACTTACATCACCAACTCCGCCAAGGAGGCGTCCTGGGTCAAGATGCGCAGTATCACAGAACAAGCCGCCCTCGACGAATTCCTGACGACCGCCGAGTTGGCTGGTACCGATTTCACTGCGGAAAAGATGAACAACGTTCAAATTATCCATACCGACCAGAAGAACCCATACTTGCTTTCAGCTGCAGAAGAGCAGAGCACACTTCGGAAGCACAAGAAGAACAAAGGCCGACTGACGGTTCCGCGTCGCCCGCAGTGGGATAAAAGCACCACCCGAAATGAGCTCGATGTTATGGAACGTGACAACTTCATGGACTGGCGTCGGGGTCTGGCTGAATTACAGGAGAACCACGATCTCCTGATGACACCCTTTGAGCGAAATATCGAAGTCTGGCGTCAGTTGTGGCGAGTGATTGAGCGTTCCGATATCGTTGTACAGATTGTCGATGCCCGGAATCCCTTACTCTTCCGGTCCGAGGACCTTGAAATCTATGTGAAGGAACTCAGCCCACACAAGCGAAATTTGTTACTTGTCAACAAGGCGGACCTGTTGACCGACAAGCAGCGTGAAACGTGGGCAGACTATTTCGAGCGAAACCAGATTGATTTCCGTTTCTTCTCCGCGCAAATGGCCAAGGAAGCCAATGAGGCCCGCGAGAATGAGGGTgggagcgaggatgaggatgagactGAGTCCTTGGCCGAGGGTGCGAAGGATTTGGATATCCAGGACTCTGGCGAGAAAGAAGCGGACGGTGGCGTCGAGCTCTCCGGCAAGACAGCAGCCACCATTTCCAAGCGAACTAATATTCTCGACGTGGACGAGTTAGAGGAGCTTTTCCTTTCAAATGCGCCAGGTGAgacggaagaggaggagctcgaggaggaTGGTACTCCTaagcaaaagaaaaccatTATTGGTCTTGTCGGATACCCCAACGTCGGAAAGTCCAGCACAATCAACTCCCTTCTAGGAGCCAAGAAGGTTTCCGTCTCAGCAACACCCGGTAAAACCAAGCACTTCCAAACCCTCTACCTCTCCCCAGAGATCATGCTCTGCGATTGCCCCGGTCTCGTCTTCCCCAACTTTGCCTCCACAAAGGCTGAGCTTGTCGTCAACGGTGTCCTTCCCATCGACCAGCAGCGCGAGTTCACCGGGCCCGCCGGCCTCGTCGCCCAACGTATTCCCAAACACTTTCTCGAGGATGTCTACGGTGTAACAATCAAAACTCGCCCAGTCGAGGAAGGCGGTACAGGTATCCCAACTGCTCACGACATCCTCCGCACCTACGCCCGTGCCCGCGGTTTCGCAACAACCGGCCAGGGCCAACCCGATGAATCGCGCGCCGCCCGCTACATCCTCAAAGACTACGTCAACGGCAAGCTCCTCTACTGccacccaccaccaacaaacgatgccgaagacgaagagcCCATAGACGCGGACGAATTCAACAAAGACCTCTACGACTGGGCTCACCTCCCACCGCGCCGTCGAGCAATGCTCGAAGCAGCTCACCAGTCTTCATCAGCGTCCACATCCACGTCTAAAGCGCCTGTCCGGGGCACCAAGTCCCAAACAGTGGACAACGGTTTCTTCGGCAACGGATCCGAGCCTAATGGAGGCCGTCTGACATTGCCCTTCAACTCCAAATATACCGAGCAAGGCCAGGCAATCCGCAAACCCCTCACAGGGCGCAAGGAACGAACGATGGTGGCGTTGGAGCGGGGCGTCGACGTATCCGAGGTACGAGGTAACTCGAAGAAGCATTTCAAGGTTAAGCATAAGAAtcagaagaaggggaagaagacggcggaggatgatgatttctGA